The following proteins are encoded in a genomic region of Helicobacter macacae MIT 99-5501:
- the infC gene encoding translation initiation factor IF-3 gives MSKEEVLINEEIRFDEVRCVGDNGEVYGVMSSSKALEIAVEKDLDLVLISPNAKPPVCKVMDYGKFRYHQEKRQKEAKKKQKQIDIKEIKLSTQIAQNDINYKVKHAREFITEGKHVRFKVFLKQREMNIQDAGIDTLKKVATMIEDIATAEKEPKIEGRYLSVLYVPKKVK, from the coding sequence TTGAGTAAAGAAGAAGTGCTTATAAATGAGGAAATCCGCTTTGATGAAGTGCGGTGCGTGGGGGATAATGGCGAAGTATATGGAGTGATGAGCTCTAGCAAAGCACTAGAAATCGCGGTGGAAAAGGATTTGGACTTGGTGCTTATATCCCCAAATGCCAAGCCACCTGTGTGTAAGGTTATGGATTATGGGAAATTCCGCTATCATCAAGAAAAGCGACAAAAAGAAGCCAAAAAAAAGCAAAAGCAAATCGACATAAAAGAAATCAAGCTCTCCACCCAAATCGCCCAAAATGACATAAACTACAAAGTCAAGCACGCAAGGGAGTTTATCACAGAGGGCAAGCACGTGAGATTCAAGGTTTTCTTAAAGCAGCGTGAGATGAATATCCAAGATGCGGGGATAGATACGCTAAAAAAAGTAGCCACTATGATAGAAGACATCGCCACAGCGGAGAAAGAGCCCAAAATCGAGGGTCGCTATCTAAGTGTGCTCTATGTGCCAAAGAAAGTGAAATAG
- the thrS gene encoding threonine--tRNA ligase, whose protein sequence is MQQPSTRLIGFRQNEAIFDLQTIIQNSAQNGKNIDFDTLATMENQASKQYGEKIYFDNSADSLEIIRHSCAHLLAQAIKSLYPEAKFFVGPVVDEGFYYDFKVDSKISEEDLPKIEKTMKEIAKKGYEITKSTMSRADAQTRFANDELKLAVMSKIEGDSFGIYTQGDFFDLCRGPHLPNTKLLQHFKLTKIAGAYLGGDESAQMLTRIYGIAFADKDALNTYITQMEEAKKRDHRKLGQEMGLFTFDEEIGAGLPIWLPAGARLRRKIEELLTKALIKREYEPVRAPEILKSDVWKKSGHYANYKENMYFTTIDEQEYGIKPMNCVGHIKVYQSAKRSYRELPLRFYEYGIVHRHEKSGVLHGLLRVREFTQDDAHIFCLPSQIESEVNQILEFTHKIMNAFGFSYEMELSTRPQKSIGEDAIWESATQALKNALESNGIKYGIDEGGGAFYGPKIDIKITDAIGRKWQCGTVQVDMNLPERFMLEYTDENNEAKQPVMLHRAILGSFERFVAILTEHYSGEFPFAIAPTQVVLIPIGQEQVAYARQIQLKLREIGAYSEVSDKNETLSKRVRTAEKARVPLIAVIGASEVESKMLALRDRRIEREKSQYSLSEGEFLKLVESKMQRVSFE, encoded by the coding sequence ATGCAACAACCTAGCACACGGCTTATTGGATTTAGGCAAAATGAAGCAATTTTTGACTTGCAAACTATCATTCAAAATAGCGCACAAAATGGCAAAAATATCGATTTTGACACCCTTGCTACTATGGAAAATCAAGCAAGCAAGCAATACGGAGAGAAAATCTACTTTGACAACTCCGCAGATTCGCTAGAGATTATCCGCCACTCTTGTGCGCACTTGCTCGCCCAAGCGATAAAAAGCCTCTACCCCGAAGCAAAGTTTTTTGTAGGACCTGTGGTAGATGAGGGATTTTACTATGACTTCAAAGTAGATAGCAAAATCAGCGAAGAAGACCTGCCCAAAATCGAAAAGACAATGAAAGAAATCGCCAAAAAAGGCTATGAAATCACAAAATCCACGATGAGCCGCGCAGACGCGCAGACTCGCTTCGCAAACGATGAGCTAAAGCTCGCCGTTATGAGCAAGATAGAGGGCGATAGCTTTGGCATCTACACGCAGGGCGATTTTTTTGACCTTTGTCGCGGACCACACCTGCCAAACACCAAGCTACTTCAGCATTTCAAACTCACCAAAATCGCAGGGGCGTATCTAGGCGGCGATGAAAGCGCGCAAATGCTAACAAGAATCTATGGCATAGCTTTCGCTGACAAAGACGCGCTAAACACCTACATAACGCAAATGGAGGAAGCAAAAAAGCGCGACCACAGAAAGCTAGGGCAAGAAATGGGGCTTTTCACATTTGATGAGGAAATCGGCGCAGGACTACCGATATGGCTACCTGCGGGTGCTAGACTACGGCGCAAAATCGAGGAACTCCTTACAAAAGCACTTATCAAGCGCGAGTATGAGCCCGTGCGCGCACCTGAAATCCTAAAAAGCGATGTGTGGAAAAAAAGCGGGCATTATGCCAACTACAAGGAAAATATGTATTTTACCACCATAGATGAGCAAGAATACGGCATAAAGCCGATGAACTGCGTGGGGCATATCAAAGTCTATCAAAGCGCGAAGCGAAGCTACCGCGAGCTACCTTTGCGATTTTATGAATACGGAATCGTCCATCGCCACGAAAAAAGTGGCGTGCTTCACGGGCTTTTGCGCGTGAGGGAATTTACCCAAGATGATGCGCATATTTTCTGCCTCCCTAGCCAGATAGAGAGCGAAGTCAATCAGATTCTAGAATTTACACACAAAATTATGAATGCGTTTGGGTTTAGCTACGAAATGGAGCTAAGCACGCGCCCGCAGAAATCTATCGGGGAAGATGCGATATGGGAGTCTGCCACACAAGCCCTAAAAAACGCCCTAGAATCTAATGGCATAAAATACGGCATAGATGAGGGTGGCGGGGCGTTTTATGGACCCAAAATCGATATAAAGATTACCGATGCTATCGGGCGCAAGTGGCAGTGTGGCACGGTGCAGGTGGATATGAACTTACCTGAACGATTTATGCTAGAATACACCGATGAAAACAACGAAGCCAAACAGCCCGTGATGCTTCATCGTGCGATTTTGGGGAGCTTTGAGCGATTTGTGGCGATTTTGACAGAGCATTATAGCGGGGAGTTTCCTTTCGCTATCGCGCCTACGCAAGTCGTGCTTATCCCTATCGGGCAAGAGCAAGTCGCTTACGCACGACAAATCCAGCTAAAGCTACGCGAAATCGGCGCGTATAGCGAAGTGAGCGATAAAAACGAAACGCTCTCAAAGCGCGTGCGCACCGCAGAAAAAGCCCGAGTGCCACTCATCGCAGTCATTGGCGCAAGCGAAGTGGAATCCAAAATGCTAGCACTGCGCGATAGACGCATAGAGCGTGAAAAATCCCAATACAGCTTAAGCGAAGGAGAATTTTTGAAATTGGTAGAATCTAAAATGCAAAGGGTAAGTTTTGAGTAA
- a CDS encoding sigma-54-dependent transcriptional regulator, whose translation MKIAIVEDDINMRKSLELFFAEQKDLEVITFRSPKDALSSLDSSFDLVITDLNMPHMNGLDFLKELGGKYEMIVITGNATLNAAIDSIRLGVKDFFQKPFEPELLLEAIHRSKKILEFQRTHAKTTSTKTTQINQKSPFVATSPTLESLKSQVLKVAPTDSSVLLMGESGVGKEVFARFIHENSSRAKQAFVAINMAAIPEHLLESELFGYEKGAFTDALAMKQGLFELADGGTLFLDEIGEMPLLLQAKLLRAIQEKEATRLGGSKPISFDVRIISATNANLEEQIAQKRFREDLYYRLQTIPVRIPPLRERTEEILPIAKWKLDLVIAQYSLESKTFSQEAQDALLGYEWHGNIRELLSVVERAAILSDKQIVPKDLFLESRQSKAKTKDKIEELEKQLLAEVLNECGNDTKKASKLLGMNEEILFHKLAKYDISVK comes from the coding sequence ATGAAAATCGCTATCGTAGAAGATGACATAAATATGCGAAAAAGCCTTGAGCTATTTTTTGCCGAGCAAAAAGACTTAGAAGTCATAACCTTTAGAAGCCCAAAAGACGCGCTAAGCTCGCTAGATTCTAGCTTTGACTTAGTCATCACGGATTTAAATATGCCACATATGAATGGGCTTGATTTCCTAAAAGAGCTAGGTGGCAAGTATGAAATGATAGTCATCACGGGCAATGCCACGCTAAATGCGGCGATAGATTCTATTCGTCTAGGCGTCAAAGACTTTTTCCAAAAACCCTTTGAGCCAGAGCTACTGCTAGAAGCGATACATCGAAGCAAAAAAATCTTAGAATTTCAGCGCACTCACGCAAAAACCACTAGCACCAAAACCACTCAAATCAACCAAAAAAGCCCCTTTGTCGCCACAAGCCCCACGCTAGAATCCCTAAAATCCCAAGTGCTAAAAGTCGCCCCTACGGATTCTAGCGTGCTACTTATGGGGGAGAGTGGCGTAGGCAAGGAAGTCTTTGCGCGATTTATCCACGAGAATTCATCTCGCGCAAAGCAAGCGTTTGTCGCTATAAATATGGCAGCAATCCCAGAGCATTTGCTAGAGAGCGAGCTTTTTGGGTATGAAAAGGGGGCTTTCACAGACGCACTAGCGATGAAGCAAGGGCTTTTTGAGTTAGCAGATGGGGGGACGCTGTTTTTGGACGAAATCGGCGAAATGCCCCTACTACTGCAAGCAAAGCTACTTCGCGCTATCCAAGAAAAAGAAGCCACTAGACTTGGTGGGAGCAAGCCTATTAGCTTTGATGTGCGTATCATCTCTGCGACAAATGCAAACCTAGAGGAGCAAATCGCTCAAAAACGATTTAGAGAGGATTTGTATTATCGCTTGCAGACTATCCCTGTGCGTATCCCGCCACTGCGTGAGCGCACAGAGGAGATTTTGCCAATCGCTAAGTGGAAGCTAGATCTTGTCATAGCCCAATACTCCCTAGAGTCAAAAACCTTTAGCCAAGAAGCGCAAGATGCACTTCTAGGATATGAGTGGCACGGAAACATTAGAGAACTACTCTCTGTGGTGGAGCGAGCAGCTATCCTAAGCGATAAACAAATCGTGCCAAAAGACTTGTTTTTGGAATCTAGGCAATCAAAAGCAAAGACAAAAGACAAAATCGAGGAGCTAGAAAAACAGCTCCTAGCAGAAGTGCTAAATGAGTGTGGCAACGACACCAAAAAGGCAAGCAAGCTACTAGGAATGAATGAGGAAATATTATTTCACAAACTCGCTAAATACGATATAAGCGTAAAATAA
- a CDS encoding GspE/PulE family protein gives MTNVEIDLSFFAPQKMSIDMLSYDMSERLGGFVYGMELCPISSELDSRVQDSSALFEHILVVLRDEESRQAIAHKLSVYNKPILFLRESSHYFSWVLLGLKFLERYYALGSIGEQLDFLLKEAIAHRASDVHLEDKGDFGSIRFRIDGCLREIARLDKNSMRKLSSKIKLESKLDITEMRLPQDGRYARNFGDIEYDFRISCVPLLSGESLVLRILYKHKERISLEGLGLSSEILAILSKALNRKSGLILITGPTGSGKSTTLYAALEALKTLQKKLITLEDPIEYQIPLATQIQINPEIGFSFYEALSFVLRQDPDIIMIGEIRDEQTLTLALNASLTGHLVLASLHSNDCISTLERLFEMGAPRSVIESSLICIIAQRLLGRLCSHCRGKREEGDLEVFYPVGCEKCQGLGIKGREVIAQGIYFDESLKKLFYEVPSGKDCGDLASAFGGVDFSDWRGNLKRALGNKNLPTLKDDAMRKKHLLDYKEIAQL, from the coding sequence ATGACTAATGTAGAGATTGACTTATCTTTTTTTGCGCCACAAAAGATGAGTATTGATATGCTCTCTTATGATATGAGTGAGCGACTTGGTGGGTTTGTCTATGGTATGGAGCTTTGTCCTATCTCAAGCGAGTTAGATTCTAGAGTGCAGGATTCTAGCGCGTTGTTTGAGCATATTTTGGTTGTTTTGCGTGATGAGGAGAGTAGGCAAGCCATAGCGCACAAACTTAGCGTGTATAACAAACCTATTTTGTTTTTGAGAGAATCTAGCCATTATTTTTCGTGGGTGCTTCTTGGGCTGAAGTTTTTGGAGCGATATTACGCGCTTGGTAGTATCGGAGAGCAGCTAGATTTTTTGCTAAAGGAGGCAATAGCACATAGGGCTAGCGATGTGCATCTAGAGGATAAGGGGGATTTTGGCAGTATAAGGTTTCGCATAGATGGTTGTCTGCGCGAGATAGCAAGGCTAGATAAAAACTCTATGCGCAAACTCTCTAGCAAAATCAAGCTAGAATCCAAGCTAGACATTACTGAAATGCGCTTGCCTCAAGACGGACGATATGCTAGGAATTTTGGCGACATAGAGTATGACTTTCGTATATCTTGTGTGCCTTTGCTTAGTGGCGAATCGCTTGTGCTTAGGATTCTCTATAAGCACAAGGAGCGCATTAGCTTAGAGGGCTTGGGGCTAAGTAGTGAGATTTTAGCTATACTAAGCAAGGCACTAAATCGCAAAAGCGGGCTAATCCTCATCACAGGACCCACAGGTTCTGGCAAATCCACTACTTTATATGCCGCACTTGAAGCCCTAAAAACTCTCCAAAAAAAACTAATCACTTTAGAAGACCCTATTGAATATCAGATTCCACTAGCTACACAAATCCAAATCAACCCCGAGATTGGATTTTCTTTTTATGAGGCGTTGTCTTTTGTGCTACGACAAGACCCAGACATCATTATGATAGGCGAGATACGCGATGAGCAGACGCTTACCCTCGCGCTAAATGCCTCTCTCACGGGGCATTTAGTCCTTGCTAGTCTGCATAGCAATGACTGCATATCCACGCTTGAGAGGTTGTTTGAGATGGGTGCGCCAAGAAGCGTGATAGAGTCTAGCCTTATTTGTATCATTGCCCAAAGACTTTTAGGCAGGCTATGCTCGCATTGCAGGGGCAAAAGAGAAGAGGGCGATTTGGAAGTATTTTACCCTGTGGGGTGTGAGAAATGTCAAGGACTAGGGATAAAGGGCAGGGAAGTCATAGCACAAGGAATCTACTTTGATGAGAGCTTAAAAAAGCTGTTTTATGAAGTGCCTAGTGGCAAGGATTGTGGCGATTTGGCAAGTGCTTTTGGCGGAGTGGATTTTAGCGATTGGCGTGGTAATCTAAAAAGAGCACTTGGCAATAAAAATCTCCCAACACTCAAAGATGACGCTATGCGCAAAAAGCATTTGCTAGACTACAAAGAAATAGCACAGCTTTAG
- a CDS encoding glycosyltransferase family 9 protein, whose protein sequence is MGNLIELVRSVDLLISPSTGTIHIADNLGIKIIGLYSKRDMRLWLGKNMDKSSMIVLKTHYSKLSASQESKIIETITQKTIEILKSR, encoded by the coding sequence TTGGGCAATCTAATTGAGCTTGTGCGGAGCGTGGATTTGCTAATCTCGCCAAGCACAGGCACTATCCACATAGCTGACAATCTAGGCATAAAAATCATAGGACTATATAGCAAAAGAGATATGCGACTATGGCTAGGCAAAAATATGGACAAATCCTCTATGATAGTGCTAAAGACACATTATAGCAAGCTAAGTGCTAGCCAAGAGAGCAAAATCATAGAGACAATCACACAAAAAACCATAGAAATACTAAAATCACGCTAA
- a CDS encoding glycosyltransferase family 9 protein → MQTKIAYYRNLFIGDSIIALDSMYAIKALYPSAFLVVYTGDIGVRIFSKFDFIDEIVNIQNLSKEQIIKSLDSFAFDYLILTQPNRRHTSIASASNAKVIISYAMWHNIFRRFLGNIFSTKIFGKIFGKHKIFSKIFYKSEFRQFKRVFYSVAFSNTPNYKRLLSLVREIDAPHYDSSKIDFTPARFPPSPTHIEFLKQNLKIPKGYKILINPYSNSSPISLTPQGFSTLATTLAKALPQAQIIISSFEGAPRLPLKYDSLNSEGGGGGLEIYTFSKTTTIWAI, encoded by the coding sequence ATGCAAACAAAAATCGCTTATTATCGCAATCTTTTTATCGGCGATAGCATAATCGCGCTTGATTCTATGTATGCTATCAAAGCCCTCTATCCAAGCGCGTTTTTGGTTGTATACACGGGCGATATAGGGGTGCGGATTTTTTCTAAATTTGACTTCATTGATGAAATAGTAAATATCCAAAATCTATCCAAAGAGCAAATCATAAAAAGCCTAGATTCTTTTGCGTTTGACTACCTAATCCTAACCCAACCAAACCGCCGACACACTAGCATAGCAAGTGCTAGCAATGCCAAAGTCATTATTAGTTACGCTATGTGGCACAATATCTTTAGGCGATTTTTGGGTAACATTTTTAGCACTAAAATATTTGGCAAAATCTTTGGCAAGCACAAAATCTTTAGCAAAATATTTTATAAGAGTGAGTTTAGACAATTTAAGCGAGTATTTTACTCGGTGGCTTTTTCAAACACGCCAAACTATAAGCGACTTTTATCGCTTGTGCGAGAGATAGACGCGCCACACTATGATAGCTCTAAGATAGATTTTACCCCCGCTAGATTCCCGCCTAGCCCCACTCATATAGAATTTCTCAAGCAAAATCTAAAGATTCCAAAAGGCTACAAAATCCTAATCAATCCATACTCAAACTCTTCTCCCATAAGCCTAACCCCGCAAGGATTCTCTACCCTTGCCACTACTCTAGCAAAAGCCCTGCCACAAGCACAAATCATCATTTCTAGCTTTGAAGGTGCGCCAAGACTACCACTTAAGTATGATTCTCTAAATAGCGAGGGGGGGGGGGGGGGGCTAGAAATATACACATTTTCAAAAACAACCACGATTTGGGCAATCTAA
- a CDS encoding DUF6567 family protein, with amino-acid sequence MMTKVSLGIFGIIAAVLMSGCSQNLAKFSVASTGNVPLASGSEKGEYVQGKACISKVFGISFGNKQNRISEAVAKALEVAAKKNQPADALVNVDIRASNWSLLFFGKNCIIAKGQAVGIK; translated from the coding sequence ATGATGACAAAGGTTTCACTAGGCATTTTTGGGATAATCGCGGCGGTGCTAATGAGTGGGTGCTCACAAAACTTGGCTAAGTTTTCTGTGGCTTCTACGGGCAATGTCCCTCTTGCAAGCGGTAGCGAGAAGGGCGAATATGTGCAAGGAAAGGCTTGTATCAGCAAGGTATTTGGCATATCTTTTGGCAACAAGCAAAATCGCATAAGTGAAGCAGTGGCAAAAGCCCTCGAAGTCGCAGCGAAGAAAAATCAACCTGCAGATGCCCTAGTCAATGTCGATATACGCGCTAGTAACTGGTCTTTGCTATTTTTTGGCAAAAACTGCATAATCGCAAAAGGACAAGCTGTCGGTATCAAATAG